The following are encoded in a window of Impatiens glandulifera chromosome 5, dImpGla2.1, whole genome shotgun sequence genomic DNA:
- the LOC124939759 gene encoding uncharacterized protein LOC124939759: MDPTDPSSIMKLINDLCFDDNGGSTDQKEEEDKEEEVAEKETELENTIVIEPEQRRKKLIVLGLGGLLVYRVYWYAENRISQSQTFRCPDGIAGNFLVFKRPFCDDFLRFCFERFEVALWSSARRDNVMSVLHAMAGDYEDKFLFIWCQEECTDTGFKNIDNRGKPLYLKELKKIWEKEWPNGDQFSPSNTLFIDEEPCKALRNPPHTGIFPPPFKADNVNDTFFAPKKRMMKILEGLAATDEDVPSYVKQHKIGQPAIGPAHPHWNYYRKVVQPPTPLKVPGKSKQVKQSWRVKTS; the protein is encoded by the exons ATGGATCCTACTGATCCATCGTCGATCATGAAACTTATTAATGATTTATGCTTCGATGACAATGGCGGAAGCACTGAtcagaaggaggaggaggataaagaagaagaagtagcAGAAAAAGAAACCGAGCTGGAGAATACAATAGTCATCGAACCTGAACAGAGAAGAAAAAAACTGATCGTGCTCGGCCTCGGTGGATTACTCGTTTATCGAGTCTACTGGTACGCCGAAAACCGTATCTCTCAAAGTCAAACCTTCCGCTGTCCAGATGGAATCGCCGGAAACTTTCTAG TTTTCAAGAGGCCTTTCTGCGATGATTTCCTTAGGTTCTGTTTCGAAAGATTTGAAGTAGCGTTATGGTCTTCGGCAAGGAG agacaATGTTATGTCTGTTCTTCATGCTATGGCTGGAGATTATGAAGATAAGTTTCTATTCATTTGG TGTCAAGAAGAATGCACTGACACAGGATTCAAAAACATTGACAATAGAGGTAAACCTCTTTACTTGAAAGAGTTGAAGAAGATATGGGAAAAGGAATGGCCAAATGGAGATCAATTCTCACCTTCAAACACATTGTTCATTGATGAAGAACCCTGCAAGGCATTAAGAAATCCG CCACATACAGGAATATTTCCTCCTCCATTCAAGGCAGACAATGTCAATGACACCTTCTTTG CTCCCAAGAAAAGGATGATGAAGATCTTAGAAGGGCTAGCCGCCACAGATGAAGATGTTCCTTCGTACGTTAAACAACACAAAATAGGTCAGCCAGCAATTGGTCCGGCACATCCTCATTGGAATTACTATCGAAAGGTCGTCCAACCGCCAACTCCCCTAAAGGTCCCAGGAAAATCAAAACAAGTAAAACAATCTTGGAGGGTAAAAACTAGTTAG